Proteins from a genomic interval of Paenibacillus thermoaerophilus:
- a CDS encoding DAK2 domain-containing protein: MSKRLISGTDFIQMVLRASSALTSRVKEVNALNVFPVPDGDTGTNMNMTWNSGVEELKKRSSEHLGKCAEALAKGLMLGARGNSGVILSQLFRGFSKAVAELAEANAQQLAAALQQGVDTAYKAVMKPVEGTILTVARETAKHAVSSARWKPDLGEFFQEVVSKAREALSRTPDLLPVLKQVGVVDAGGRGLVILYEAFQETLTDAGEWTAPPMEAYVVADEAPASADAGGHAPAQAHLATEEIKFGYCTEFMVRLTPVPGAPGNRRPFREAEFRSRLSEFGDSLLVVADEEFVKVHVHAEEPGKVLSLGLEYGALDRIKIENMRLQHTHLLDEANREAAAAVRTAAQPDTAPQAARKRFGIVAVSVGSGLKDIFSSVGVDVVLSGGQTMNPSTEDIVQAARKTGAETVFVLPNNSNIIMAARQAAELLDDQRLVVVPTRTIPQGMAALVVFNPEESAEFNAEEMARAAAGVRSGQVTKAVRDTELDGLTVREGAYIGIADSKLVAAEDDLIVCCLKLVSRMLDDDREILTVLTGEDADPATTERLIAAITEEHPDVELELHDGGQPLYPYLFAAE, encoded by the coding sequence TTGAGCAAGCGTTTGATCTCCGGAACCGATTTCATCCAGATGGTGCTCAGGGCATCTTCAGCTTTGACCTCTCGCGTGAAGGAAGTCAATGCCTTGAATGTCTTTCCCGTACCGGACGGGGACACCGGCACGAACATGAACATGACCTGGAATTCGGGCGTGGAGGAGCTGAAGAAACGCTCGTCCGAGCATCTGGGCAAATGCGCCGAGGCGCTGGCCAAGGGCTTGATGCTTGGCGCCCGCGGCAATTCCGGGGTAATTCTGTCGCAGTTGTTCCGCGGCTTCTCCAAAGCCGTGGCCGAGCTGGCCGAAGCGAACGCCCAGCAGTTGGCCGCGGCGCTTCAGCAAGGGGTCGACACGGCCTACAAGGCGGTGATGAAACCGGTGGAGGGCACGATTTTGACCGTCGCCCGGGAGACGGCCAAACATGCGGTGTCGTCCGCGAGATGGAAACCAGATCTTGGAGAGTTTTTTCAGGAGGTCGTGTCGAAGGCTCGGGAAGCGCTTTCCAGAACGCCGGATTTGCTGCCCGTGCTGAAGCAGGTCGGCGTTGTCGATGCCGGCGGCAGGGGACTCGTGATCCTCTATGAGGCGTTCCAGGAGACGTTGACGGACGCGGGCGAATGGACGGCGCCGCCGATGGAAGCATACGTCGTTGCCGACGAGGCGCCCGCGTCCGCCGATGCCGGCGGACACGCCCCGGCCCAGGCCCATCTGGCGACGGAGGAGATCAAGTTCGGCTATTGCACCGAATTTATGGTTCGGCTGACCCCCGTGCCGGGCGCGCCGGGCAACCGGCGTCCGTTCCGCGAAGCCGAATTCCGCAGCCGGCTGTCGGAATTCGGCGATTCGCTGCTGGTGGTGGCCGACGAGGAATTCGTCAAAGTCCACGTGCACGCGGAGGAGCCGGGCAAAGTTCTGAGCCTGGGCCTGGAGTACGGCGCGCTGGACCGGATCAAGATCGAAAACATGAGGCTGCAGCATACGCATCTGCTGGACGAGGCCAACCGGGAAGCGGCGGCCGCCGTCCGCACGGCCGCGCAGCCGGACACGGCGCCGCAGGCGGCTCGCAAACGGTTCGGGATCGTCGCCGTATCGGTGGGCAGCGGGCTGAAGGATATTTTCTCCAGCGTGGGCGTCGACGTGGTGCTGTCCGGCGGGCAGACGATGAATCCGAGCACGGAAGATATCGTGCAAGCCGCCAGGAAGACGGGAGCCGAGACCGTATTCGTGCTGCCGAACAATTCGAATATCATCATGGCCGCCCGGCAAGCGGCCGAGCTGCTGGACGACCAGCGTCTGGTGGTCGTGCCGACCAGGACGATACCGCAGGGGATGGCGGCGCTCGTCGTCTTCAACCCGGAGGAATCGGCGGAGTTCAACGCCGAAGAGATGGCGCGCGCGGCCGCCGGCGTGCGGTCGGGCCAGGTGACGAAAGCGGTCCGGGACACGGAGCTGGACGGACTGACGGTACGCGAGGGCGCGTATATCGGCATCGCCGATTCCAAGCTGGTCGCCGCCGAGGACGATCTGATCGTCTGCTGCCTGAAGCTTGTAAGCCGCATGCTCGACGACGACCGGGAGATTTTGACCGTCCTGACGGGCGAGGATGCTGATCCGGCGACGACGGAGAGGCTGATCGCGGCGATCACGGAGGAGCATCCGGACGTCGAGCTCGAGCTGCATGACGGGGGACAGCCTCTGTACCCGTATTTGTTCGCCGCAGAATAA
- a CDS encoding DegV family protein, protein MAQVRIVVDSTADIPADIRERYRIGMVPLKVNFGQESYEDSVTIYPDMFYEKLAAAPELPTTSQPSPAEFVREYERIREETPGAQIVSIHLAAVLSGTYQSAVMAKSLMEEPGVIETIDSCSASYGIGVLAVEAAKAAEAGASLEEVVELVKRLRENQRIYFLVDTLEYLHKGGRIGKASALIGSLLNIKPILTLDENGTVSTVDKARSYKKAVARVLELAEQEITRHGGSDRMKLFVGHGAAPEQAAEMEAMLKERFPSAQFNATVKIGPVIGTYTGPGTIAVFLEKM, encoded by the coding sequence ATGGCACAAGTTCGAATCGTTGTAGACAGTACGGCCGATATACCGGCGGACATCCGCGAGCGTTACCGCATCGGCATGGTGCCGCTGAAAGTGAATTTCGGCCAGGAATCGTACGAAGACAGCGTTACGATCTATCCCGACATGTTTTACGAAAAGCTGGCGGCGGCGCCCGAGCTGCCGACGACGTCGCAGCCGTCGCCGGCGGAATTCGTCCGCGAATACGAGCGAATCCGGGAGGAAACGCCGGGGGCGCAGATCGTCTCGATCCATCTCGCCGCGGTGCTGAGCGGAACGTATCAATCCGCCGTCATGGCCAAATCGCTGATGGAGGAGCCGGGCGTCATCGAAACGATCGATTCCTGCTCCGCCTCCTACGGAATCGGCGTTCTTGCCGTCGAGGCCGCCAAAGCGGCGGAGGCGGGAGCGAGCCTGGAGGAAGTCGTGGAGCTGGTGAAGCGGCTTCGCGAGAATCAGCGGATTTATTTTCTCGTCGATACGCTGGAATACTTGCACAAGGGCGGCCGGATCGGCAAAGCGTCCGCACTGATCGGCTCGCTTCTGAACATCAAGCCGATCCTGACCCTGGACGAGAACGGAACGGTCTCGACGGTGGACAAGGCGCGCAGCTACAAAAAGGCGGTCGCCCGGGTGCTCGAATTGGCCGAGCAAGAAATCACGCGCCATGGCGGAAGCGACCGGATGAAGCTGTTCGTCGGCCACGGGGCCGCGCCCGAGCAGGCCGCCGAGATGGAAGCGATGCTGAAGGAACGGTTCCCGTCCGCGCAATTCAACGCAACCGTTAAAATCGGTCCGGTGATCGGCACCTACACGGGCCCCGGAACGATAGCGGTATTCCTGGAGAAGATGTGA
- the recG gene encoding ATP-dependent DNA helicase RecG: MAVPEASAVKVASLKGIGPQRAEDLRALGIETVEDLLLHFPFRYEDYRLRDPSELKNGEKATMRVKLVSAPLLHMTGRNKSRMTARVMAGPLMATAVWFNRHFLKDRLIPGTELVLTGKWEARRLQLTVFETEFPDSGPSQAGTLQPVYHVAGSLNQRWMRKAIESALERYGAGLDEFLPESLRLRHHLMPRLEAVRAMHRPDGTRKGAEARQRLVYEELFRFQLKLHAYRAIQRSRQQGTAHVFERERVREFVRSLPFALTNAQKRVIAEILRDLEQPYAMNRLLQGDVGAGKTVVAAIAFYAVALAGRQGALMAPTEILAEQHVRSLEKLLAPHGLRVGLLTGSLTEKRRREIKAEIADGSVHIVVGTHALIQEDVAFRDLGLVVTDEQHRFGVEQRSTLRRKGGAPDILMMTATPIPRTLAITAFGDLDVSTLDELPRGRKPVKTYWVKPDMLDRVIGFIRRETAAGRQAYVICPLIEESDKLDVQNAIDVHMQLTQALPGLRIGLLHGRMTPGEKDAAMRRFAANEDQVLVSTTVVEVGVDVPNATLMVVYDAERFGLSQLHQLRGRVGRGEHQSYCVLIADPKSDTGKERMQAMIETNDGFEISRRDLELRGPGDFFGTKQSGIPDFKLADLSADFEWMEKARDDAARLVASEEFWTDAAYLPLRHWLQREGVLQGEWMD, translated from the coding sequence ATGGCGGTTCCGGAAGCGTCTGCCGTCAAGGTCGCCAGCCTCAAAGGAATCGGTCCCCAGCGCGCGGAGGATTTGCGCGCGCTCGGGATCGAGACGGTGGAGGATTTGCTGCTGCATTTTCCGTTCCGCTACGAGGATTACCGGCTGCGCGATCCGTCGGAGCTCAAAAACGGCGAAAAAGCGACGATGCGGGTCAAGCTGGTCAGCGCTCCTCTGCTGCATATGACCGGCCGGAACAAATCGCGGATGACCGCCCGCGTGATGGCCGGGCCGCTGATGGCGACGGCCGTCTGGTTTAACCGGCATTTTCTGAAGGACAGGCTCATTCCCGGCACAGAGCTGGTGCTGACCGGCAAATGGGAAGCCCGCAGGCTGCAGTTGACGGTGTTCGAGACGGAGTTCCCCGATTCGGGTCCTTCTCAAGCCGGCACGCTGCAGCCTGTTTATCATGTCGCGGGCAGTCTGAATCAGCGTTGGATGCGCAAAGCGATCGAATCCGCGCTGGAGCGGTACGGGGCCGGTCTGGACGAATTTTTGCCCGAATCGCTCCGCCTGCGTCATCATCTGATGCCGAGGCTGGAGGCGGTTCGCGCGATGCATCGGCCCGACGGCACGCGCAAGGGAGCGGAGGCGAGACAAAGGCTGGTCTACGAGGAGTTGTTCCGCTTCCAGCTCAAGCTGCACGCGTACCGCGCCATCCAGCGCTCCCGCCAGCAAGGCACGGCCCATGTCTTCGAGCGGGAGCGCGTGCGGGAGTTCGTGAGGTCGCTTCCGTTCGCACTGACGAACGCCCAGAAACGGGTGATTGCGGAAATTTTGCGCGATCTGGAGCAGCCGTATGCGATGAACCGTCTGCTGCAAGGGGATGTCGGCGCGGGCAAAACCGTTGTGGCGGCCATCGCGTTTTATGCGGTCGCGCTGGCGGGCAGGCAGGGGGCGCTGATGGCGCCGACCGAGATATTGGCGGAGCAGCACGTCCGTTCGCTGGAGAAGCTGCTTGCTCCGCACGGCTTGCGCGTCGGCCTGCTGACGGGCAGTCTGACCGAGAAACGACGCCGCGAGATCAAAGCCGAGATCGCGGACGGATCGGTCCATATCGTCGTCGGCACGCACGCGCTCATCCAGGAGGACGTGGCGTTCCGCGATCTCGGTCTTGTGGTGACCGACGAACAGCACCGGTTCGGCGTCGAGCAGCGCAGCACGCTGAGACGCAAAGGCGGCGCACCGGACATTCTGATGATGACGGCGACGCCGATCCCCCGCACGCTTGCGATCACCGCCTTCGGCGATCTGGACGTCTCCACGCTGGACGAGCTGCCCCGGGGACGCAAGCCGGTCAAGACGTACTGGGTCAAGCCCGACATGCTGGATCGCGTCATCGGCTTCATTCGCCGGGAGACGGCCGCGGGGCGGCAGGCGTATGTCATCTGTCCGCTTATCGAGGAGTCGGACAAGCTCGACGTGCAGAACGCCATCGACGTTCACATGCAGTTGACGCAGGCGCTGCCGGGGCTTCGCATCGGGCTTCTGCACGGCCGCATGACGCCCGGCGAGAAGGATGCGGCGATGCGCCGGTTCGCCGCGAACGAAGACCAGGTGCTCGTATCCACGACGGTCGTCGAGGTCGGCGTGGACGTTCCGAACGCGACGCTGATGGTCGTATACGACGCCGAGCGGTTCGGCCTCTCGCAGCTGCACCAACTGCGCGGCCGGGTCGGGCGGGGCGAACACCAGTCGTACTGCGTGCTGATCGCGGACCCGAAGTCCGATACCGGCAAAGAGCGCATGCAGGCGATGATCGAAACGAACGACGGGTTCGAGATCTCGCGCCGCGATCTGGAATTGCGGGGACCGGGCGATTTTTTCGGGACGAAGCAGAGCGGCATCCCCGACTTCAAGCTGGCGGATTTGTCGGCCGATTTCGAATGGATGGAGAAGGCGCGGGACGATGCCGCCCGCTTGGTGGCGTCCGAAGAATTCTGGACGGACGCCGCCTATTTGCCGCTTCGCCACTGGCTTCAGCGCGAAGGCGTGCTGCAAGGGGAATGGATGGATTAA
- a CDS encoding stage VI sporulation protein F, which produces MGYQQFGIEPQLVERVKRKLKHPEYKERAKVVLHGVTKADLQDRVKVKKLTAQMSKAIGEPLTDQQAERIVQFVIAQKIDPNNTFHLLKLWGMFR; this is translated from the coding sequence ATGGGTTATCAGCAATTCGGAATCGAACCCCAACTGGTGGAGCGCGTCAAGAGGAAGCTGAAGCATCCCGAATACAAGGAGCGGGCCAAAGTGGTTCTGCACGGCGTAACGAAAGCCGATCTGCAGGATCGCGTCAAGGTGAAGAAGCTGACGGCGCAGATGTCGAAGGCGATCGGGGAGCCTTTAACCGATCAGCAGGCCGAACGGATCGTGCAATTCGTCATCGCGCAGAAAATCGATCCCAACAACACGTTCCATCTGCTGAAGCTGTGGGGCATGTTCCGATAA